The genomic segment AAGGCTCGCCTCTTCCCAATTCCTTAGGGCAGGAGAAGGCTGCATGCCTTCCAAAAGCATCTGTGGGATGAATCTGACATGAGCTCATCATTAAGCCGTGATGGTGGGTGAAGGACAGAGCCAGAAAACCTCTCTCCAGTGATGCCACTGGGGCTGACCCCCAACGGTGTCTCCATGAGAGCCGGTGGCACCTCTGGGTCAGCCCCCTTTGCCAAGAGGAGCTGCCAAGTGCAGTGCTATGACCTGCTAGATGTGGCTGCGCTGGGGCCGTTGGCACCCCCTGGTCTGAGCTGAGCCTTCCTGTCCCACAAGCTTTCAGATCCCTGACAGCCTCTTACAGAAATGGGACACCACAGCCCTACAGACCAGAGCTGTCACCCTGCTCATTCAAGCAGCATTTTCTGCCAAGCCTCAGACACAGGCATGCACTGAGCTCCCCACTGGTGTCCAGGGACgcacaccagcagcagcaaacagcccCAGGAGCCCACAGGGCTTCCAACGCCCAACAAGTCTTTATATGACCTAGCACAATAACCACTGGGACTGgacagggaaacaaacccagacaCAAGTTTCTCTGCCTGGGCTCTGAACCCTTTTCATGCCTTGCTGGCTCAACTGAGAGACCAGGGAGTCACCAgaccccttccctctcccacctGAGCTTTTCTGCACACCACATTGTAAGAACAGAGTGTCttcttctcctctgcttttgtCCAGAGCCTCCATGCTCCCACTGGGTTTCAGCTACAACCCCTCTAGTGACCTGCTCCCTCACCAGCTTGGTCCCAGGGAGACATGCTTTTGCCTTACATCAAACTTTCTGGGAGCATCGTGCCTGCCCCACCACCTAATGCAAGCGTTCCTTGGGCTTCCAATTGGCTGTGGTACGTATTTTTAAGGTCAATGCATCTGTCCCACTTCCTAACAAAGCAACAGGCTACAGATGCTGGCCATTagtgttttggggttggctGGGGATAGTTAAAAAAGGGGTTGCTGGGGATAAGGGTAAGGGAGATTCCTGTCCTGGGCCACGACTCCTTATATCAACccaaggaggcagcaggggggaatcagagaaagcagagaggagctcACACTGCTCTCTGCCCCTGGGGAAGGCTCCTGCAGAGTTTCTTGAGCTGGAAGGGCCTCTGCCTCTTGCTGCAGCAGACAATGCCATCGTGCGGTGGTTATTACTTCTTCAGCTGAAGCATCCATGCTAAAAATTGCTGCTTCTGCCCCAGAGCTAATTAGCAAACCCCTCTTCCCTGCCAAAGTGTCTCCACAAGGAGATCCCCTAGCTAGGTGCTGGTTACTCAGAGCCAGTATGGGTGGACAGGGGCTCCCAAACACTGACCTCCCTGCAGGTCCTGGACATGTCCAGAGGCTGGGCTTCTCCCatggggctggagagggacaCCCCGAGACAAGCCCAGCCTGAGGAGCTACCTGGCTACTGCAGATCCCACACAGGAGCTGGACCCAAACCTTGAGGCGCCAAGTAAAGGAGATTATTTCAGTGCTACTGTATCATTTCCTGCTCTGTGAGGTATGGCATGTGGGTGCAGATAAACATCTCTGCTCTGAGGCCAATGGGACTCTCCCTGCAGGACAATTGactgaaaagtttaaaaaatagctttctCTGCTGGCCGTTTATTTTGCTCTGGATatggctttttccctttccgcttcccccccacccccattcaCTTCTCACTCTTCTGGCTGCTGTCCCTGCTTCTTTCATAGCGACAGCTCATGCAAAGACAGCCAAGAACAACTCCTCTGAGCCATAACCATGGGCAGGCAGAGTACAAACTGCAGGGTGGCTCCATACAGATCTTTCTCCAAATTGCCAGTATTTCAAGCAAAAGCCATTTCTGGGGAAGGGTTAAATCAAGCCCTAGGGAGTGCATGCCTGGTGGCCAGACCCAGGCCAAGACTCACCCTCTGGGGCTCAGCAGTGGCTGAGGAGGTTTCAGCCACAACAGCTCAAGGTGGGATGTGCAGCCAAGACCACAGACCACCACCTGTGCTGGCACGGTCTGTTCCCATGTGCCAGATGTCCTAGCACCTCCTCCAGTGCTCTAGCAGTCCTCACAGAATCAAagactcacagaatggtaggggttggaaggggcctctggagatcatcttgtccaacccccctgcttgagcaggtacacccagagcaaggggcacaggaacgcatccaggcgggttctgaatatttccagagcAGGAGACTCcgcaacctctctgggcagcctgttccactgctccgTCATCCCCAtggtaaagaagtttttcttcatattcaggtggaacttcctgcattccaacttgtgcccattgtcccttgtcctgtcattgggcaccactgaagagtccggcccccctcagtcttctcttctccaggctgaacagaccagactctgccccattgatcacaaccctcagagttctgttgttgagccagttcagtccacctcactgacctctcatccaacccacacttccttagcttgcctgtgaggatgctatgggagacactgtcgaatgccttactgaagtcgagatagacaacatccactgctctcccttcctcgacccagccagtcacaccaccacagaaggctatcaggttggtcaagcatgatcttctcTTGGTGAATCTGTGTTGGCTACctctgataaccttcttgtcctctacatgcctggagatgaccccCAGGATGAACTGTTGTACCACCTTTCAAGGGATGGAGTtgaggctgacaggtctgtagtttcccagtcctccttcttgcccttttgaAGATGGAAGTgatgtttgctttcctccagtcctcaggcacctctcctgtcctctgtgacctttcaaagatgatgaagagtGGCTTGACAAAAACATCCACCGGTTctctcagcactcatgggtgcatcctaTCGGGGACCATGGATTTGTggggatccagtttgcctaggtgatctctgacccaatcctcctcaaccaaggggaagtcttcctttcttcagattTTCCCTCTCACCTCTTGGGCCCGGGAtacctgagggccagccttagcagtgaaggctgaagcaaagaaagcattcagtaactcctccttttctgcatcctgtgtcaccaggaccccacctcattcagcagcgggcccacagtttccccagttttccttttactgctgatgtatttgaagaagcccttcttgttatccttgacatcccttgccagattcagttccaagtgggccttggccttccttgctGCATCTATGCAATGCTCCTAGAAATCCacccaagtggccagtccctttttccacatactgtgaagctccctcttccatttgagtttctctagaaacTCTTTGGTCACCCATGCGGGTGTCCtagctcctttgcttgacttcttcctcctggggatgcaccaatcttgacCTTGGAGGAAGTTGTCCTTGAATACccaccagctctcttggacccccactgccttctagagccctaacccatgggacTTCTCCAAGCAGGtctctgaagaggccaaagtccTCACTTCTCCAGAATATATAATACCgcattttttataaaacagtattaaatgtactctggagaagcagcaggagctgccgaGAGGTGCTGAGAGGACTTGTGTTTTTCTGTAGAGAAATCTAAGTGCTGACTTCTCTGCAACTGGCCCATGTAGCGAAGAGTCGTCCTTCATCGCATCCTCAGAGGTATGTCATTGGCTATTTCTTGTCCCTTTTTTAATCTATCAGTAAGCACGTGTCAGTGTGGCAGGTCACGGTGCCCCCTCTTCCTGTCACGCTTGCGATGGTGGCCCAGCGTGGGACACTGATTCACGCTTCCTGCCATTGTGTGGTCCGGGCCGTGGCCCCCTCCGGTTCCCCCTGGGACCCCCGCTCCCACCACCAGCCGGGCTGTGGTCCTTTCCCCACCTGGCAGGACTTCCCCGGCATATTGCTGTCGGAAAGCGGTGGCGGTGGGTGAGCTCACCCTCACGATTTAGCTCGCTGAGCCGcttccctgcccacagccatgGTATTTTGCCCCGTGTGGGGAGCACGGGTTGTGAGACTTGACCGGGCAGTGACATCAAGTTTATGCCTTTGGGAAGATTTTTGCCGGTGGAGAATTTGTCACAAACCCCCAAGGTACAGACAGAGCGAGGTACAAACACCTGCCAGCGCTGCCACCGCGGCCTGTGCGCAGGAGGGCTTGCCGGCCCACCgcccccgggcccggcgggaGGAGGTACCGGCCCCCGGCGGCCACAAAACCACGGGGAGGGAGCCGCGGGGAGCCCAACCGGCGACGCCGGACACCCGCGGCCCTCGCCAGAGCGGCGGGGACTCGCCACGGCGGCCGGCTGCGACCCGTGTAGCGCGCGGCCGAGACTGTCTAACAGCGTTGTCAGGATGGCCGAGCGGTCTAAGGCGCTGCGTTCAGGTCGCAGTCTCCCCTGGAGGCGTGGGTTCGAATCCCACTTCTGACAAGTAGTTCCTTTTTTGCGGCACGGTCGCCTTTTGCTTTAATCAAAATAGATTAATTAATTGGATCTaattgtggctttttttttttttttttaaatcggCCCGCGGCCCCGCCAAGCAAAAAGCGGTGGCCCGGAGGAGCAAAAGGGAACTGTCAGAAGTGGGATTCGAACCCACGCCTCCAGGGGAGACTGCGACCTGAACGCAGCGCCTTAGACCGCTCGGCCATCCTGACCCGCTCCGCAGCCAcctgccgccgcctccgccAGGTCGGTCGCGATTGTCGCGGCGACCGGTGAGAGGTGTCCGGGGGAAGTGGGGATCACCCCCCCGTTTCCAAAGGGCGGCCGGGAAGCTACGGGCCGGTCAGCCTCGTCCTCGCCCCTGGGAAGGTGGTGAGACCCCGCCGGAACCGTCCCCAGGCAGGTGCAGGTCTTCAGGAGCAGCCAGCGTGGCTTCTCCCGGGGAAGGAAACCAGCTTGGTAAACTTCTATGATGAAATTATGGCTCTGGCAGACGCGGGGAGAGCAGCTGATGtcgtctacctggacttcagtttTGCCTTTGACACCATCTCCCATAAGATCCTCCTAGACAAGCTGTTGCTGTCCAGGCacaaagtctagttggaggccagtaacCAGCGGTGTGACCCCAGGGGTcagtactgggtccagtcctgtttaacaccttcattaatgatctggcTGATGGGGCAGGGCGCAtcctcagcaggtttgcaggtgacaccaaactgggaggagtggctgatactcCAGAGGgtcgtgctgccatccagagggaccggggcaggctggagaaatgggctggcAGGAACCTCGTGAAGCTCTCCTGAACGAGGAGACGTGCAAAGCCCTAcgcctggggaggaacagcccccgCACCGGGCCACACTGGGGACCCCAAAAAGGTTCTTAGGGTGCTGGTGGACTTGTGGCGTCCTGGGCTGCCTCGGGCAGAGCATAGGCAGGAGTTGGAAGGGGGGGTGTCCTGCCACTGGTGGGGCCGCCCCTGGAGCGCTGGtggtgctgggctccccagtacaacgcagactgggacgtactggggaGCCCGGCGCGGGTCGGGGCGGGAGGGACAGCAGCGTCCCCTCGGGAGGCTCAGCCCACCCCATCCCGGTGCGTGGGAATGGGGAGGACCCACTCGCGGCGCCCGTGGGAGGGGCGAGAGTCGTCCCGGGGCCGTGTCGTTGCCGGTGCCCGCGGCATGGCGGGGCTGCCCGGCTTCGCACGGACCCGGAGCGGTCCCCCGggcgcccccgccgccctgcCCGCCCTGGACGGCACCTTCCTCCTCTCGCCGCTCGGGGGGCTGATGGGTGCCCAGGCCGTGAGTACCGGGGAGGGGGCACCGGGGGGGCTTGGCTGCGGGAGCGCCCGTCCCAGCGCATCACCCGCTTCGACTCCTTCTCTTCATTGCCCTGGCTGGGAACAGGCAGGTTTCCCTTGGGCTGCCATCCCCACCCTTCCACCCTAACTCATCTCTAACCCTGAGATTGTGCAGCCCCCCttgctcctccttccctctctaaACCCAGAGGAAAATTTGGCTGCTTGTCCTCACACCCTTTGCCGGTTGTAACTCGGCTCGACGGCTCCCGGCAGCTCCCAGCGCCAGGCATGGGCCCACCCACACGGGCATCCCTCTCCTGGTACCTCGGGCGCAACGTTGTGCGTGTAGGGATGGGCATTCGGCTGCGTGCGGGGCCACATGTGACCTGCTCCGGTGTTTGCCCACGGTGCTGCCCCACTGCAGCCGGGAGCCCATGCCCActccctcagggctgcgttgTGGGGGGTGCTGCGAACCACCTGGTGTAGACCTGGCTCCCTGCTCCGGATTTCGACCCCTGGGCATGGCTGAGCTGGTTGTGACACGGGAACAACTGGTTGGGGAAGGATGCTGCCAGGGGGTGTCTTGCAGGAGCATCAGGAAGGAAAGATGGAGCCAAGATCAGGAGAAGAGACCCTTCCACCCTCTGCCTGGTCCCACCTCTCCAGCCCCTCAGTGCCCTGCTTGGGCTGTACCCTTTCCTTTGGCAGCAGTGTTGAACACTGGCTCAGCTCCCTTCCACTGGGACCTTGCTGCTCCCCACAACCTCTCTCCTAAGGGCTCCTGCTTTTGTCCCCCCATGCCACCTCCCACTCCCAGAGCACACCAGGCATTTTCCTTTACATGTTTCTCCCCAGTGCATATTTTGTGATCACGAGTGTTAGAAATGGATGTGACAGACAAGGAGGCATTGTGAGGGCAGCTGAGCACCAGGGCGGTGTACTCCGCCAGGACAAAGGCCGTTGTGTTTCCTCTGTGACAATAAGCAATGAGGGCTTACGCAGgggcagagcagctttccaaagagcccttctcctccccaccagcaggagATGACTCCATGGCTCCCCTGACAAAGCAGACGTAAGCACAGGAGCCAGGTGGTGCTGGCAGCTTCACTGGCTCTGCCCAAAGGgatcccagccccagctggggaACAGAAGATGCCATGGCTGTGGGGCTGTGCCATGGGGATCTCCCCGGGATGTTCATGCTGGGAAATGCAGAGAGTGAAGGGCTGGAGCCTTCTTGTTTCCCTGGAAACAGGTTTGAGGCTCCCTGCTTTGCTCTGGTCCAGCCAGATActggaggaggtggctgctCCCTGGCCGCATCGCTGGGGGTGAAGAGGGGCAGCAGCCAAAGATCAGGGGTGGACACAGCacaaggaagagaaattaaaaaaaaaaaaaataaatgaaatgccACCCTGGGCTGGAGCCAAGGGCAGAGACCTGCTCCCTGCCactgcctctgccctgcaggCTCTGCGAGGGGAGAAAATGGCTTTGCTTATTTCTCCTTGAGCAGACCCAGAACAGACTCACCtacctttgttttttttgtggatCACTCTGAATGCACCTGATGCTGTGGTTGCTATGTAGTTAAACCTGCTTAACCGTGAAAGGTGAGCCCTAGGAGCTCTACACACAGGAGGTATAAACCAGACCAGGCCAAACAGTGGAGAGAAGCCAAGAagcctgctgctttttttttttttttttaatttttttttcctggaggagGTCAAGGCTGAGCTGGGGCCCCAAAAGCCCCCATGTCCAGCTGTCACCCGGCCCATGAGATGTCCCTAACACTAAGCCAGCACCTAGAGGGATATCCCTGGGGTCTTCTTGGTTGAGAAGGGGCCTTTGGTGGTGAGAATGCCCAGGTTTCACCGTCCCACCGTGCCGGACATCCCTGTACCGGCTCCTGGGGCAGTAGTGCTGGGGATGAGCCCATCCCTGAGCAACAAGGGGCTGGTGAGCCTGGTTCATGGGTGATGCTCTGCTTTCCACCTGCAGGAACCACCACCTGAACACATTCCCTATTTCATCCCACAGGTGCTCGGCTTGCTGGTGTGGGCTCTCATCGCTGACACAACATACCACCTCCATGCAGCATATGGCTGGGTGATGTTCGTGTCCATCTTCTTCTGGATACTAACGGTCCTTTTCTTCATGACTTACCtcctccagcttcagctgaagtTCTATGTGATCCCCTGGCCCCTCATGGTACGTACCCGAGAGAGAGCGAGGGGGAGTCCCAGGTGGGGACATACTCTGGAGATGTTCGGAGAAGATCAGGGCTTCAGGCTTTCCTGGGCTGATGGAACAAAGTTCCCTGCACTATGCACAATGACATTGTTTCATCCTGCCCCTCAATTGCTTAGAAAATTTTCACAACAGGGATCCCTGTATGAATCCAGAAAGTTACAGCCATCACATCAGTGCTGCAGTCATGGCATCACCACAAACCTCTAAGCACAACCTGGGTGCATTTAATGAGATGTTAACTGGAGGGTTATTCTCAGCATGAGGGGCTGGACCCTCTTCCTCTGGTTGttctggggaagaaggaagaacatGAAACTGAGCATTTTGCTCATCCCAGCATGCATGAGTCTGAGCCCAGACCTCATGGCCCACTCTTTGCCTTCCCTAGCTGACCATCTTCAATGCTGTGGCAACGATCCTGTACATCACTGCCTTTGTAACATGTGCGGCCGCTGTCCAGCCTACGTCTTGGCGGCAGTGGGATTACAACCGGAGAGCTGCAGCATCCGTAAGTAGTGGTGGGAGGGCGAgggcctggggctggggaggcggcGGCCTCCATGCTTAGGTGTAGGGTGTGCTCCTCTTCCAGTTCTTTGCTTGCCTCGTGATGATCGCCTATGGGGCGAGCACCTTCTTCAGCTTCCGTGCCTGGAAAGGACTTGGCAGCAATGCAGCCACCAGCCAAGTGACTGACCACGTGTAAGGAGCAGACATCaaagcccagccctggggcacCCTGGGTCAGCTTATGTCGGGCTCAGTGGCTCAGAGCCTCACGTGCCACCAGGTCTTCTCCTTGGACCAGCCTCGGCTGGCAGGGATGGTCAGTGCCAGGTCATGTGGACGCTGCCCTGTGGTCTCTGATGATGCTTCCAGACGATGTGCCCACAGCACAAACCCACCAGTGCTGTTACCCACAGCCTCACTGTGAGGACGTGGACTCACTGGGGGCTGAAGCTTCTGCTTGTCCTTGGGGTTAATCCAGATCCTCGCTGGAGCAGCTCCGCTGAGGGGCCTCAGCCAACTCGGCACACTTCAGCACTAAAATTCACTAAACCAAGCCCAGGCTCCTGCCTCTGGTCACTCACAGCTACAGTGTAAGTAATTGCAATTAACATGATACGTAAAcaggggcagagctggaagaTGAAGGCTAAGCAAGGGAAGCAGCCCAAACTGTTCTGGTATTGATTTCTAACAATTTGAAGCACAAATTttatgctttaaataaaaatcttcctAAATCCAGCAGTGGAGTCTGTTGAGAAAAGTTTGTCTTGCCAGAAGGTACACCTACAGCATGGCATGGAGTGGACAGCAGAGGTGTCACTGCCCCTTCCCACTGCATATGGGTGTTGACACCCTCCTTGTACAAGCtgataaaaacagatgaaatggGTTCAGTTTGTTTCCGGGTATTTCTACACATAAAAGCTGGCACACAGTGAGCTATGCTGCAAAACTTACTGCATGCTCTGCACGGGAAAGGGCAAACAACTTGTGTACACAGGGTTGGGAAATTTAACTGCATTAATGGAAGGTGTGAACTGAAAAGGACTGGACAAACTGCGTTAGCCCCTGGCAGATTCGCCTTTCTTTGGTTTTCAGTGAGCTAAATGAAGGGTCAAGTTTCCACAGCTATGGAAGTGTATATATGAATCAGTAAGAAAATCAGCCTCTTCATGCATTGTTACGACGATGTTAAAATTCCTAAAGTATGAAGTCAGGCTTGCACACAGATAGTCCGTTATATAGACAAATCTAATCTCTTCAAAAAACCCCTCTGCCTGATGGAAAATGCATCAAACCAGGGACAAGTGACAGCATGACAGCAGTGCCGCAGAGGGATAAGTTCttctgggagcagcagcccaCATAAAACACACAGATAGAAGAGAGCAACCCAGGGGCAGAAAGGTATTGCAGGGAAGACTGAGATACAATTCCCCATCAAAATAAGAATTCATCTCCAACCATGCCTTGTAGCCGCTGAAATTACAGGAGACCTTGCTTAAAATACAACAGAATTCCCATCAGAAAATAACGGCCTGAGGTACGCACTTATGCTGCCATTAGTTTAAGTAATTAGTTGAAACAAttgcaagaggaaaagaatgaaaactttttcagttaa from the Phalacrocorax aristotelis chromosome 8, bGulAri2.1, whole genome shotgun sequence genome contains:
- the PLLP gene encoding plasmolipin, with translation MGRTHSRRPWEGRESSRGRVVAGARGMAGLPGFARTRSGPPGAPAALPALDGTFLLSPLGGLMGAQAVLGLLVWALIADTTYHLHAAYGWVMFVSIFFWILTVLFFMTYLLQLQLKFYVIPWPLMLTIFNAVATILYITAFVTCAAAVQPTSWRQWDYNRRAAASFFACLVMIAYGASTFFSFRAWKGLGSNAATSQVTDHV